The Planococcus versutus genome contains a region encoding:
- a CDS encoding ketopantoate reductase family protein, whose protein sequence is MKYAIIGAGVNGLLPAYLLKKAGHEVQVVTQLKEQALLLNEQGIIQGESRQRVDAYTDLEQIDSDAFIVVTVTYEELQPILRLLKIRCPSNKIVFLQQGMLFFEKAQILAHRHIAAAILITDSIKLSANEISFHKTPQLTIGLVKGDADKFYPLLETAAWKSEWVDDTEQALFENTLLGSLIDPLTTVMKIHNGDLITNPHAYELFRNLYNELYLAFPEIERLHPIEQVAVMCATEPKGISRMYADRLVGDLMEVDGLMLFMLNRSKLELPLFKAFYHLLKTVEVKK, encoded by the coding sequence ATGAAATATGCAATTATCGGTGCTGGAGTCAACGGATTGCTGCCAGCATATCTTTTGAAAAAAGCTGGCCATGAAGTACAAGTGGTTACACAGCTCAAAGAACAAGCGCTATTACTTAATGAGCAAGGCATTATACAGGGTGAAAGTCGCCAACGAGTAGACGCATATACAGACCTAGAACAAATTGATTCAGATGCTTTTATAGTTGTAACGGTAACTTACGAGGAGTTACAACCAATCTTAAGACTGTTGAAAATTCGCTGCCCTAGCAATAAAATTGTATTTTTGCAGCAAGGAATGTTGTTTTTTGAAAAAGCACAAATTTTAGCGCATCGTCATATTGCTGCAGCCATATTGATCACAGATTCTATAAAATTGAGTGCAAATGAAATTAGTTTTCATAAAACGCCTCAGCTGACGATCGGTTTAGTAAAAGGAGATGCAGATAAATTTTACCCTCTACTCGAAACGGCTGCATGGAAAAGCGAGTGGGTAGACGATACGGAGCAGGCATTATTTGAAAACACATTGTTAGGTAGCTTGATCGATCCTTTAACGACAGTGATGAAAATACACAATGGAGATTTGATTACCAATCCACATGCCTATGAGTTATTTAGAAATCTTTATAACGAACTTTATTTGGCTTTTCCCGAAATTGAGAGGCTCCATCCGATTGAGCAAGTAGCAGTTATGTGTGCTACTGAACCTAAAGGGATTTCAAGAATGTATGCGGATCGTTTAGTCGGAGACTTGATGGAAGTAGACGGATTGATGTTATTTATGTTGAATCGATCGAAACTTGAGTTACCGTTATTTAAAGCTTTTTATCATTTATTAAAAACTGTTGAGGTAAAAAAATGA
- a CDS encoding acetyl-CoA carboxylase biotin carboxyl carrier protein subunit has translation MKELKASMAGTVLNVLAAEGQAITPGQAVLTIESMKMEIPVEAEFGGKVEKIHVEVGGFVNEGDVLMTVGE, from the coding sequence ATGAAAGAACTAAAAGCTTCAATGGCAGGTACAGTATTAAATGTATTAGCAGCAGAGGGACAAGCAATTACTCCTGGACAAGCTGTCTTAACGATCGAATCAATGAAAATGGAAATTCCAGTAGAAGCTGAATTTGGTGGCAAAGTAGAAAAAATTCATGTGGAAGTCGGCGGCTTTGTTAACGAAGGCGACGTGCTGATGACTGTCGGCGAATAA
- the bshC gene encoding bacillithiol biosynthesis cysteine-adding enzyme BshC, with protein sequence MKLEEQYVEPATKLMSDYINGDPMLRHYFSYEPEMQSFEERLKKLAHHSVDRSMLAKIVRSYMERHPLSKAAQQNLVKFEEGAPVIVTGQQAGILTGPLYTIHKAISVIILAKQASEQLNTPVVPVFWIAGEDHDLAEISHLYREVNGRVDKLNIPYAEYGKNSASSAKLNKEKITLFLEEYFRSLPETEHSKEIQRLAFGMLGTSQSFTDFFASLLRYFFQEEGLLYIDAADKALRQYESPYFVKMIEHAAEIAKTVTATERSLVKDGYSAVIGAEEAAANLFITIKGERLLLERQEQEFVVNNGAIRYTTQQLLDIAKNNPELLSNNVVTRPLMQEMVFPVLAFVGGPGEIAYWAALKGAFELFSMELPVIMPRLNLSLVNRQTQRLLTKYDLDFSAVMSSEQLTAKKNQLMESIREQEAEALIMDLQVHIEKMYHMINQKFSSISKGLTPVVQKNLQLHMDQLSFLKNKLEDEVVLQNSIEFSHYASIENELLPNDSFQERIYGPFVYLNQYGPSLVQDLLKLSLHYDKNHKIIYF encoded by the coding sequence ATGAAATTAGAAGAGCAGTATGTAGAACCAGCTACTAAACTAATGAGTGATTATATAAATGGCGACCCAATGCTTCGCCATTATTTTTCTTACGAGCCAGAAATGCAGTCATTTGAAGAACGACTGAAAAAACTTGCACATCATTCTGTTGATCGGTCGATGTTAGCGAAGATTGTACGCAGTTACATGGAGCGTCATCCGCTATCTAAAGCAGCGCAGCAGAATTTGGTCAAATTTGAAGAAGGTGCACCGGTAATAGTTACTGGGCAACAAGCTGGCATTTTAACTGGACCTCTATATACCATACATAAAGCAATTTCTGTAATTATCCTTGCAAAGCAAGCTTCAGAGCAGTTAAATACACCAGTTGTGCCTGTGTTTTGGATTGCAGGAGAAGACCATGATTTGGCGGAAATTAGTCATCTTTATCGTGAAGTAAATGGACGAGTAGACAAATTAAATATTCCATATGCTGAATACGGGAAAAATTCAGCTTCTTCAGCAAAACTTAATAAAGAGAAAATCACTCTTTTTCTAGAAGAATACTTCCGTAGTTTACCTGAAACTGAACACTCAAAAGAAATTCAGAGATTAGCTTTTGGAATGCTTGGAACTTCACAATCGTTTACCGATTTCTTTGCGTCACTTCTTCGTTATTTTTTTCAAGAAGAAGGATTGTTGTATATTGATGCTGCCGATAAAGCGCTTCGTCAATATGAATCTCCTTATTTTGTGAAAATGATTGAACACGCTGCTGAAATTGCGAAAACCGTTACTGCAACAGAACGATCACTTGTAAAAGATGGCTATAGCGCAGTAATTGGAGCAGAAGAAGCTGCTGCGAATTTGTTTATTACAATAAAAGGCGAACGGTTGCTATTAGAGCGACAAGAACAAGAGTTTGTTGTGAATAATGGAGCGATTCGCTATACGACACAACAACTGCTAGATATCGCTAAAAATAATCCGGAACTTTTGAGTAATAATGTGGTAACACGACCTTTGATGCAAGAAATGGTCTTTCCAGTACTTGCTTTTGTTGGAGGTCCTGGAGAAATTGCGTACTGGGCAGCATTAAAAGGTGCATTCGAATTGTTTTCTATGGAGCTACCAGTGATTATGCCGCGCTTAAATCTAAGTTTAGTAAATCGACAAACACAAAGATTGCTGACTAAGTACGACTTAGATTTTTCAGCAGTTATGAGCAGTGAACAACTTACTGCAAAAAAAAATCAGCTAATGGAATCGATTCGAGAGCAAGAAGCTGAAGCGTTGATCATGGATTTACAAGTACATATCGAAAAAATGTACCATATGATTAACCAAAAATTTTCATCAATTAGTAAAGGGTTAACGCCAGTAGTCCAAAAAAACTTGCAGCTGCATATGGATCAGTTAAGTTTTTTGAAAAACAAATTAGAAGATGAAGTTGTTCTTCAGAATAGTATCGAGTTTAGTCACTATGCTTCTATTGAAAATGAGCTACTGCCAAATGATAGTTTCCAAGAACGCATATACGGACCATTTGTCTACTTGAATCAATACGGGCCTAGCCTAGTCCAAGATTTATTAAAGCTTTCGCTTCATTATGACAAAAACCATAAAATTATTTATTTTTAA
- a CDS encoding acyl-CoA carboxylase subunit beta, whose protein sequence is MTKTTETTGYNERLEQKLSKIFAGGQQKYHDKMKESNKLFVRDRLKLLFDDENYAEDGRFANVEAKDLPADGVVTAIGKVNGETVCVMANDSTVKAGSWGSRTVEKIIRIQETAEKMQVPMLYLVDSAGARITDQLEMFPNRRGAGKIFHNQVRMSGMVPQVCLLFGPSAAGGAYIPAFCDIVIMVDGNASMYLGSPRMAEKVIGEKVSLEEMGGARMHCTVSGVGDVLVATEEEAISEARRYLTNFPANFAIKPEKIEAKAAKAGRSLEAIIPENQNAPFDMYELIDQLVDEGSFFDIKKLFAGELITGIARIDGQVVGILANQPKVKGGVLFGDSADKGAKFINLCDAFSIPLLFLADVPGFMIGTKVERAGIIRHGAKFIAAMSSATVPKISVIVRKAYGAGLYAMAGPAFEPDVCIALPTAQIAVMGPEAAVNAVYSNKIEAIEDPKERLQYVQQKHQEYKEEIDIYRLASELIVDEIVAPHQLRSVLSQRFSFYETKDLPLPYRKHPIYPV, encoded by the coding sequence ATGACAAAAACGACTGAGACAACAGGATATAACGAACGTTTAGAGCAGAAACTTTCAAAGATTTTTGCTGGAGGACAGCAAAAATATCACGATAAAATGAAAGAAAGCAATAAATTGTTTGTGCGCGATCGTTTGAAATTATTGTTTGACGATGAAAACTATGCTGAAGATGGCAGGTTTGCCAATGTAGAAGCAAAAGACCTTCCTGCTGATGGTGTTGTAACAGCTATTGGCAAAGTCAACGGAGAAACTGTTTGTGTCATGGCGAATGATTCAACTGTTAAAGCAGGATCGTGGGGTTCGCGTACTGTTGAAAAAATCATTCGTATTCAAGAAACGGCAGAAAAAATGCAAGTGCCTATGTTGTATTTAGTGGATTCTGCTGGAGCGCGTATTACTGATCAACTGGAAATGTTTCCAAACCGACGCGGTGCAGGTAAAATTTTTCATAACCAAGTAAGAATGTCCGGAATGGTTCCACAAGTCTGCCTATTATTTGGTCCATCTGCTGCAGGCGGCGCTTATATTCCAGCATTTTGTGACATTGTTATCATGGTAGATGGCAATGCTTCAATGTATCTAGGCTCACCACGGATGGCGGAAAAAGTTATCGGTGAAAAGGTGTCACTAGAAGAAATGGGCGGAGCGCGTATGCATTGCACAGTTAGTGGTGTAGGCGATGTTTTAGTGGCAACTGAAGAAGAAGCTATTTCAGAAGCACGCCGCTATTTGACGAATTTCCCAGCTAACTTTGCCATTAAGCCTGAAAAAATTGAGGCAAAAGCTGCAAAAGCGGGACGTTCACTAGAAGCCATTATCCCAGAAAACCAAAATGCACCTTTTGATATGTATGAATTGATTGATCAATTAGTCGATGAAGGCAGTTTCTTTGATATTAAGAAATTATTCGCTGGAGAATTAATTACCGGAATTGCTCGTATTGATGGTCAAGTTGTTGGCATTCTTGCCAACCAGCCTAAAGTTAAAGGCGGCGTGTTATTCGGTGATTCGGCTGACAAAGGCGCTAAATTCATCAATCTTTGTGACGCGTTCTCGATTCCGTTGTTATTCCTTGCAGATGTTCCAGGCTTTATGATTGGAACAAAAGTGGAACGTGCTGGTATTATTCGCCACGGTGCTAAGTTTATCGCTGCGATGAGTTCTGCGACTGTGCCGAAAATTTCGGTTATTGTGCGTAAAGCTTACGGTGCTGGATTATACGCAATGGCAGGCCCTGCATTTGAGCCGGATGTCTGTATTGCTTTACCAACAGCACAAATTGCGGTAATGGGCCCTGAAGCGGCTGTAAACGCTGTTTATTCAAATAAAATTGAAGCCATCGAAGATCCAAAAGAACGTCTTCAATATGTTCAGCAAAAACATCAAGAATATAAAGAAGAAATCGATATTTATCGCTTGGCATCTGAATTGATTGTTGACGAAATTGTAGCACCACATCAATTGCGTTCAGTTCTTTCACAGCGCTTTTCTTTCTACGAAACAAAAGATTTGCCATTGCCATATCGAAAACATCCGATTTATCCTGTATAA
- a CDS encoding DUF3397 family protein has protein sequence MTILYAIGTIFLYVPFLLFILLYLLSLKRKKRKALGFASDITTLLLFFSVPASVEFLWNYSISGIIYFIVLVLAIILLVFEWKTTKEIEIIPFFRKLWRTYFLLLAVLYALAWLSGLINILIKSI, from the coding sequence ATGACGATATTATATGCGATTGGAACAATTTTTCTATATGTACCCTTTCTTTTATTTATCCTTTTGTATCTTTTATCATTAAAAAGAAAAAAACGAAAAGCGTTAGGCTTTGCTTCAGATATTACTACGCTGTTGCTGTTTTTTTCTGTCCCAGCTAGTGTAGAATTTTTATGGAATTATTCTATTTCAGGGATCATTTATTTTATTGTGCTTGTATTGGCTATTATTCTTTTAGTGTTTGAATGGAAAACAACAAAAGAAATTGAAATCATACCGTTTTTCCGTAAACTTTGGCGAACTTACTTTTTGCTATTAGCAGTTTTGTATGCACTTGCCTGGTTATCGGGCCTCATAAATATCCTCATAAAATCAATTTAG